Within the Desulfobacterales bacterium genome, the region CCCTGCGCCTATCGCCGAGACGTACCACGGATCTTCGAGAAGCTTGTGTCTAATTTCGGCTACTTCCGGAGACGGCTGGAAGTCGTCGTAATGCACGATGCGGGCCATACCGCTGTGCATGTGATAAAGAAGATGACAATGGAAAAACCAGTCGCCCCTGTCATTTGCGTCGAATTCTATGACGGTGGTTGACATTGGTGCGACGTTCACGGTGTGCTTGAGAGGCGAGTAGTCACCCTGACCATTGATCACGCGGAAGAAGTGTCCGTGCAAGTGCATCGGATGATGCATCATCGTTCGGTTGATGAGAATGAACCGGGCGACTTCGCCTTTGCGGACGATGACCTTGTCCTGTTCGTGGAGGGCCTTGTTATTAATCAGCCATACATAGCGACTCATGTCTCCATCGAGCGTCAACCGGATGTTACGTCGTGGTTTACTCTCGGCGATCGTCGTCGGCTTCAAAGAACGCAGTTTGAAATAGAACGGCCACGGCCGGCGGGGATCCATGCCGTCAACTGCTGTTTGCTTATTGCCCATAGAGTGGCCGTCTGTCGCCGCCTTCGAACCGGAAGCATGCGACATACTCGCCATCTCTCCTGAATCGCCCACGGAGTGATCCATGCCGGCCATCGCGCCTGCTGAATGGTTAGACGTCATCTCCATGTTCATGGGCATCGCCATGCCATGCCCCCTTTGGCCATGATCCGTCCCTCCCATATCCATATCATCCATATTCATACCGGGTTGGTCGAACGTTCCGGCATCAATTTTCCAATCGGGCATCCCCATGCTGCCGGCTGGTGTCAACGCCATCACGCTACGCAAGGTCACGCCCCCCATCAGCGCATAGAGATCCGGTTTCGGCACGTCGGATGCCGTGTGTTTCTGGCCTTGACCGATCCACACCGAGGCGTGTCCGGAACCGTCGTGAGCTGTAGCCCGCAGTTCGTAGCTTCCGCCTTGCGGCACCGTCACCAGCAAATCGTAAGTCTCGGCAACGGCGATGAGAAAACGATCCTCATTGAATGGCTGTACGTCGATGCCGTCGCTGGAAATGATCTTCATCGGCCCTCCAGCGAACTCAACGAAGAAGTAGGTTGTGGCCGAACCGTCAATGAGCCGTAGGCGAAGTCGCTGTCCGGGTTTGGCATTTATGTATGTTTCCGGTTGGCCATTGGCTAGAAAACGATCATAGGCCACATCTGCAATGTCCATTGGCGGCATCCGCGTCAGCTCTCTTTTGAAAAAATTGCCAAGCACGCCCGCCTTCGCCGCCCCGAGTACGCTCTGGGAGCTTCCTTTCTTGACGGCGTACCACTCGCTTCCGCGTTTCAAGGTGCGCATGATTTCGTGAGGGTTCTCATCGCTCCAGTCGGACAGGAGGATTACCTCATCGCGGATGCCGCCGTAGGGGGCATGCTTCGGATCGATAGCGATCGAACCGTATACACCTCGCTGCTCCTGCAGACCGCTGTGCGAGTGATACCAATAAGTTCCTGCGTGCGTAATCGGAAAGCGATAGGTGAATGTCGCACTCGGGGCAATCGGTGGATACGTCAGATAAGGAACACCGTCCTGATCGTTGGGAAGCAGAATGCCGTGCCAGTGAACAGATGTTGCGACATCCATCTTGTTATGGACGTGAATGACTGCCTGATCACCCTCTCGAAATCGAAGCGTCGGCCCTGGTATGCCTCCATTAATGGTCATTGCCGGGCGTTTCTTACCGGTGAAATTGACAGTGCCGTGCTCGATGGTAAGTTGGTATTCAACTGTTTCCGCACAGATCTCACCACTATTAGGCAGAATCGCGAGT harbors:
- a CDS encoding multicopper oxidase domain-containing protein, whose amino-acid sequence is MKKTGIILLLAALAILPNSGEICAETVEYQLTIEHGTVNFTGKKRPAMTINGGIPGPTLRFREGDQAVIHVHNKMDVATSVHWHGILLPNDQDGVPYLTYPPIAPSATFTYRFPITHAGTYWYHSHSGLQEQRGVYGSIAIDPKHAPYGGIRDEVILLSDWSDENPHEIMRTLKRGSEWYAVKKGSSQSVLGAAKAGVLGNFFKRELTRMPPMDIADVAYDRFLANGQPETYINAKPGQRLRLRLIDGSATTYFFVEFAGGPMKIISSDGIDVQPFNEDRFLIAVAETYDLLVTVPQGGSYELRATAHDGSGHASVWIGQGQKHTASDVPKPDLYALMGGVTLRSVMALTPAGSMGMPDWKIDAGTFDQPGMNMDDMDMGGTDHGQRGHGMAMPMNMEMTSNHSAGAMAGMDHSVGDSGEMASMSHASGSKAATDGHSMGNKQTAVDGMDPRRPWPFYFKLRSLKPTTIAESKPRRNIRLTLDGDMSRYVWLINNKALHEQDKVIVRKGEVARFILINRTMMHHPMHLHGHFFRVINGQGDYSPLKHTVNVAPMSTTVIEFDANDRGDWFFHCHLLYHMHSGMARIVHYDDFQPSPEVAEIRHKLLEDPWYVSAIGAGMSHMTEGNVTLSNTRNIFNAYWKAGWQNVEGTDYEVNLTYDYSFNRFSSIFAGAQLTNEELGDRGIFGTRYTLQLLIQTTAWVDTEGEFRISAAKELPLTSRLSAFGEVEYDTQTEWEWQAGATYMINKNLSLNGTYHSEFGIGGGLSFSF